The genomic DNA ttgttcattttgTTTAGCTTCCAAGTTTTGTGATTCCTTCTGGCATTGTTGTGATTTTCttaattcattcaattgatCTTTTAAAGCTCTACATAATCCACTAAGTTTTTCTACTTGTTTCTTGGCATTCAATGATTCTGACATTTCTTTTTATGCTGTTCAGATAATTCCAACAAACTACGTTGACTAACTTCCCATTTACCTTGCCATGCAACTGCTTCACTCTCACTTAATTGAATACGTTTACCAAgctgaaaatgaaatattacaagAAACAAAATCTGATTATCACGTAATCTAATTTTAATAGGATTTTCATTTAGATCAGGaattgatcaatattagacaaccactgaaaacctggaaacactgaaagGCTGTTTCGTTCTACAATAGGATCTCCCATCAGTGTGTGTCCACGATGCCGCACACATGAATCTAACTCAGCATCTaactcgcgcgtgaacgcttagtTTCTAGATCATTGAGCTGACACTCAACGAtaaaaatgtctaatttcaactaatccatgatattgtgccactatcttccattgtctgaggtggataactgcctcacacccgacacggattggctccactgatcacggcttctcactagaactccaggagtacCATTTTGAAGCtaatcactaatgagcacatggtaattatcagtatggagttgtgaagattgttgactTTTTTGATTgcgatcatgaatcaatcgatgTTCCCAGGTTTCtggtagtggtctaacattgatcgattcatgatctcgatcAAAAACTCTACAATTGCCACAACCCCATACTCGTGATTAAATTTGATAATCAAATGATACTTTTTCTGGTATACATTTATACTGAATATGTCTACCCCGATAATAAAACGTTCTCCAGTCAAAAAAAACTACAAATATGCTAAGATCGGTCAGATGGCAATATGATGTAACAGCTTGTATATTCTTCTCGTTGTTGAACATGAAAACTCTCGAAATGACCAGTCTTTTGACCGAAATAACAATATCAAAGCAATATGCTAAACAATAGCGTAGGTAAAACAGTTAACAGATGAATTACTTGTTCATTTAATTCCAACTTATCATATTGCCAGCATAAATCAACTATTTTCAACAGTTTATCGGGTTATGATGAACGAAAACACAAGCGGGGACAACCAatgtaatttaaaacaaaattacagaatatctctgcGAGGCCACgtgatgcccccaaatgccctggtatggccgagagtggggagagtccgctctctttCGAAATGCTTTTATATGACCACGCGtttatagcctctaccagggaagtcctactcactaccttctcacagtggcattactgttgcctacgaaattgagagaaagaAAAGTGAACGTAGggcactttaaccaggttgttggacatggaaagtccactcAGGGGAGttaggaaaccctgattccaaaccaatcgtgcatatgagctccagtatcccgagggaacaaatggtgtatgaaccattcgtcggtcaccggcttccatgggactgcatctcctcacgatgctccacttccttgtggatcagaccttcaggtcaaaggcctcgggtgtggccccctaagaaaagcacctgcttcagtttgggcacctgggcagtatcacagccctcacacaaatcaaaggagatttgtgcggcgcatatgtattcggtgacCCTTTCTACCaaaatttatgtgttcaaacaaataaagaaataacaaaTCTTGGTACAACATTAGAACcgtacattgaatacttcatttgtaaatttccatcatttgtacGTCACATTAAGCGTGATTCTTCctattcacaattcctttctatttctgcTTCTATTCTCATCAACTTGATGTTCTTAGCGTTCTGCTGCCAGGGTTTCCACTTCCCaccggtgttacatactacttatgtcgaaagacataagtagcatacaccacagcgTTATTAAATGGTTATTATTACCGAAACCTATCAGATTCACATTTGTCTCCACTAGAGATCGAATACAGTATCATTTCGCATTTCGATGAATATCCAATTCAGTGGTTTGATTGTACAATTTCAACTAGACGGAAACAGCCGAGCTGTGCTCTTCTGTTTTAAACAATGTGACAACTGAAACTAATGTGTGATAAGTAAAACCTAGATATGAGGCTTGTGTTTACATAATTCCTGCCGCTAACTCAAAAATTTTCGAATTGCTGAGATCCGATGAAAAAAGGTGGTGGAGGAAGACAAAAGGTAAGTGAAATAGGTTACTTAAGGCATAATAATGATTAGTAAAGCAGACCACTAGACATACTAACCTTATCTACATGTTCTTCACGTTTTTCATGCTGTTTAATAAATTCACCCAATTTCTCAGCTAATTCTTGATTCTCTTTACGTAATTCCACATTTTTCGACTGATATTCACATAATTGATTTTGGATACTTGTTATACTTGTTTGAAAATGATCTGAAACTTCCCGACGTTTTTCATCTTCAATACTTGCACGTGACAAGCTTTCTTCCTGAAGTAATAAGGACATAAATTTAAAAGAGTAGATGTTAATTTCGTGTACATTCATTGTTACTCACTTTACACAATTATTTTGTGTATTACTCcatactacttactaatattCAGTAACCTGTTCCATTCGTTACCAAATAATATTCTTAAGTATTTACCTAAACCAGTAACATTCGCTCCATTTATTATTGCAGTTAAATACTCTCAACACTTGTAACAGTTACTTTCTTGATTGTTTGTTAAAACCCAACAGCTTCCATATTTTTGTGCTCTTAGTCTCCCCATTTGATTGTTGATAGCCACAGTTGCCAGGTATCATTTTCAATGTCATATGCTGTGGTCAGTGCCTTCTTAATTAATACAGGAATCACTGTCTCATCCAAATATATAGACGCGTTAACCACTATATGTACCTCAAGAGTTGAAGTATATGATTTGGGAAAGAAGAATTAATTCATAGACTAGAAATTGTAACACAATTTTGATTGAAACCGATTCTGATTCATGTCATCAGAGGTCTCTAACTCTTAGTCACGATAATCGCGTTAACCACAAACATGAAGGATGCGCCTACAAACATAGTATCATTTATGCTACTGAGTACTATGGAAAACCAACACATACATTTCCTTCTATTCAGGATCTATGGTTCCGACGAATACCTGATTCATTGGGACATTGGAGTTTGAAAACTGTgttgtagttgttgttgttgtgccTTAAAGTGTAATGCATCAAGGTCCCCTCCATTAAGTCATATAACCAGATACATTCAACTTAATGATACAACCCAACTAAACGTAATACGAAAAAGGTCAAATGAGGTTCGAATTTATGATTTAACGATAGAAAATGTGGGTGACTTGGTGATTGAGGGGTTCAACTTTCAACCGCTGAGCTGCAGATTCCAGTTCCGTTCCACCTTTCTCGGTTTCGGAAAAAAAATTTGTAGTCAAAATGATTAACCAAAAAggaaacaacaaacaaatttccaacctgaatgattttatttttttttgtaattcacGACATAAAGTTTCAAGTTTATCCTTTTGTAGAATTAGACGATTACTTTCATTCTGGAGTTGATCACGTTCAACGCGCACCTTAAATggatatatttaaatatatataagcAATGCATAAGAATAGTcttaaaatttacatttaagTGGAATGAAGAAATTGATTTTTGACAAATGAATTGCATCATCATTTAAAAGTAATACCTAGAACTGGGAGTCAATGTGATATAACGGAATACCTAACATGCATCTCTTCCTCTAGCTCTCTGGTAAACctaagaaaaagaaaatcacACATCTAATAGTCAGTAGGCAAGCCTTGATCATGGTACAATCTGATCCTGAAAATATCTGGTGTTGATGCTCAAGTGCTTGAACAGTGAACCCCTGAATTTATCTAAATTTAAATCAACTATCTGCGTTTTCATTTCAACAACCATCATCCTTGGTACTCTCACAAAAACCATTTGGGTTGTTATCGTGTATTCGTAATCGTGTTGTTTCCGTTTTCTGTGCTAAACTCCATCAACAAAGTGTTATAAA from Schistosoma mansoni strain Puerto Rico chromosome 5, complete genome includes the following:
- a CDS encoding putative beta-taxilin, whose product is MHEESLSRASIEDEKRREVSDHFQTSITSIQNQLCEYQSKNVELRKENQELAEKLGEFIKQHEKREEHVDKVSMSSGLLY